One part of the Methylobacterium terrae genome encodes these proteins:
- a CDS encoding trypsin-like serine peptidase, with the protein MPPGLGRRGRAPLRPLAAAMLAIGLAAPDAARSQAAPHGPQPDKRVPMEPTAWPFTAIGRVNVVQGPAHRSHCTGTLVGPRHVLTAAHCLFDARLDTWVKPHQIHFVSGQARDLNTGTAAIEAFRLAPGIDLRAATRPSRGGIAPGMIGRDWVILTLSQPLALRPVPWLVLPNADLPGSRPGAVVALAGYAADRPYLPVIHRGCAVRIDAPDTGMLSDLCESMSGESGAPVLVLDADGTAALVGIHTAVTGGTRVGNAYRSASGVGVAAAGFAGVLDEMVRK; encoded by the coding sequence ATGCCGCCCGGGCTCGGCCGGAGGGGGCGGGCGCCGCTTCGCCCGCTCGCCGCCGCCATGCTGGCGATCGGGCTCGCCGCGCCGGACGCGGCCCGGTCGCAGGCGGCACCGCACGGTCCCCAGCCGGACAAGCGCGTGCCGATGGAGCCGACGGCCTGGCCCTTCACCGCGATCGGCCGGGTCAACGTGGTCCAGGGCCCGGCCCATCGCAGCCACTGCACCGGCACCCTGGTCGGGCCGCGCCACGTGCTGACCGCCGCCCACTGCCTGTTCGACGCCCGGCTCGATACCTGGGTCAAGCCGCACCAGATCCATTTCGTCTCCGGCCAGGCCCGCGACCTCAATACCGGCACCGCCGCGATCGAGGCGTTCCGCCTCGCCCCCGGGATCGACCTGCGCGCGGCGACCCGGCCGAGCCGCGGCGGCATCGCCCCCGGGATGATCGGCCGGGACTGGGTGATCCTCACCTTGAGCCAGCCCCTGGCCTTGCGGCCGGTGCCCTGGCTGGTGCTGCCGAACGCCGACCTGCCGGGGAGCCGGCCGGGCGCGGTGGTGGCGCTCGCCGGCTACGCCGCCGACCGACCCTACCTGCCGGTGATCCACCGCGGCTGCGCCGTCCGCATCGACGCCCCGGACACCGGGATGCTGAGCGATCTGTGCGAATCGATGTCGGGGGAATCCGGCGCGCCCGTGCTCGTCCTCGACGCGGACGGCACGGCCGCCCTCGTCGGCATCCACACCGCCGTGACGGGGGGCACGCGGGTCGGCAACGCCTACCGCTCGGCGAGCGGCGTCGGCGTCGCGGCGGCGGGCTTTGCCGGCGTCCTCGACGAGATGGTCAGGAAGTGA
- the rsmD gene encoding 16S rRNA (guanine(966)-N(2))-methyltransferase RsmD has product MRIVGGALRGRSLAGPRSDAIRPTSDRLREAMFNVLTHAYDDPVEGARVLDLFAGTGALACEALSRGASFALLVDEGAEARGVIRQNLDTLGLGGATRLFRRDATRLGAAPPGEGFDLAFCDPPYGRDLAPKALAAARDGGWLKDGALAVVEEAASAALAAPEGFAELERRSYGDTQVAFWRVTS; this is encoded by the coding sequence ATGCGGATCGTCGGCGGTGCCTTGCGCGGCCGTAGTCTCGCCGGGCCGCGCAGCGACGCGATCCGGCCGACCTCGGATCGCTTGCGCGAGGCGATGTTCAACGTCCTCACCCACGCCTACGACGATCCGGTCGAGGGCGCCCGCGTCCTCGACCTGTTCGCCGGCACGGGCGCGCTCGCCTGCGAGGCCCTGTCCCGGGGGGCGTCCTTCGCGCTCCTCGTCGACGAGGGCGCGGAGGCGCGCGGCGTGATCCGCCAGAACCTCGACACCCTCGGGCTCGGCGGGGCGACCCGGCTGTTTCGCCGCGACGCCACCCGCCTCGGCGCCGCGCCGCCCGGCGAGGGGTTCGACCTCGCCTTCTGCGATCCGCCCTACGGCCGCGACCTCGCCCCGAAGGCGCTCGCGGCGGCACGCGACGGCGGCTGGCTGAAGGACGGTGCCCTCGCGGTGGTGGAGGAGGCGGCCTCCGCCGCCCTCGCGGCGCCGGAGGGGTTCGCCGAGCTCGAGCGCCGGAGCTACGGCGACACCCAGGTGGCGTTCTGGCGCGTCACTTCCTGA
- a CDS encoding Rap1a/Tai family immunity protein: protein MSILSRSWNRASPFGASLHVPGAPSPLALVGALALGAAALAAPAPARAADGAVLVAQCKSLLRGAKVRGTEVEFRQDPETVGCWAFMAAVQDLAGVADGAGQPPILGACLPPDGNRLQLVRAVVAYGAAHPPALRENAGVLALLALRDAFPCRKE from the coding sequence ATGTCGATCCTGAGCAGGTCGTGGAATCGCGCGTCGCCCTTCGGCGCGAGCCTGCATGTTCCCGGCGCCCCGTCACCGCTCGCCCTCGTCGGGGCCCTGGCCCTCGGTGCCGCGGCTCTCGCCGCACCGGCTCCGGCGCGCGCCGCGGACGGCGCCGTCCTGGTGGCGCAGTGCAAGAGCCTCCTGCGCGGCGCCAAGGTGCGCGGCACCGAGGTCGAGTTCCGCCAGGATCCCGAGACCGTCGGCTGCTGGGCCTTCATGGCGGCGGTGCAGGATCTCGCCGGCGTCGCCGACGGCGCCGGCCAGCCGCCGATCCTCGGCGCCTGCCTGCCGCCCGACGGCAACCGCCTGCAGCTCGTCCGGGCGGTCGTGGCCTACGGGGCCGCCCATCCCCCGGCCCTGCGCGAGAATGCCGGCGTCCTCGCCCTCCTCGCCCTGCGCGACGCCTTCCCGTGCCGCAAGGAGTAG
- a CDS encoding pseudouridine synthase: MNDINDDETGAPQQRHGRDEASAGSPEGQASAKRTAPARAAAKPAAAEPEPERIAKAIARAGVASRRDAEAMILDGRVTLNGQRLDSPAVNVTSDDRITIDSEPLPTRERTRLWLFHKPRGVVTTARDPEGRQTVFDVLPEDMPRVVAVGRLDINTEGLLLLTNDGGLAKVIAHPETGWLRRYRVRAFGDVDQAMLDGLRKGVTIDGMEYGPIEATIDRAQGDNVWLTLGLREGKNREVKRILEHLGLSVNRLIRLSFGPFQLGDLEVGLVDEIRTRVLKDQLGNSLAEQAGVDFTSPVREPIAPFGSPKAAARQAAQDAGPRGRDPARPQFGKPPGASAGRRAPAPRTVWRDSEAEAAGDLPNRGRVHRRGDSPQEIRAATADAPRKRVGAIASGDRRVLVERLVAQPQEEAAPHRRTKFRGGEGAPDRAPRGDDRPMRRDRDGDAPQRGPRDGNRFSGAKAGLGDEGGRGRGFGRFGGRPEGGGRSFEGRSGGGRSFGSGGGEGRSFDKRGEGRSFGDKGGGRSFGSRDEGRGFGGEGRGPGGRSGEGRSFGGRDEGRGFGGEGRGPGGRGGEGRSFGGKPGGGKSFGGKPGGNSFGGKSFGGKSFGAKPGGSFAGRGEGRPGGGGGRPGGKPFGKPGGGFRSGGAGGGGKPGGRPGGRPGGGRPRG, encoded by the coding sequence ATGAACGACATCAACGACGACGAGACCGGGGCGCCGCAGCAGCGTCACGGACGGGACGAGGCATCCGCGGGCTCCCCCGAGGGACAGGCTTCCGCCAAGCGCACGGCCCCCGCCAGGGCCGCGGCGAAGCCGGCGGCCGCCGAGCCGGAGCCGGAGCGCATCGCCAAGGCGATCGCCCGGGCGGGCGTGGCCTCGCGGCGCGACGCCGAGGCGATGATCCTCGATGGCCGCGTGACCCTGAACGGCCAGCGCCTCGATTCTCCGGCGGTGAACGTCACCTCGGACGACCGCATCACGATCGACAGCGAGCCGCTGCCGACCCGCGAGCGCACCCGCCTGTGGCTGTTCCACAAGCCCCGCGGCGTCGTCACCACGGCCCGCGACCCGGAGGGACGCCAAACGGTGTTCGACGTCCTGCCCGAGGACATGCCCCGGGTGGTGGCGGTCGGCCGGCTCGACATCAACACCGAGGGACTGCTGCTCCTGACCAACGACGGCGGGCTCGCCAAGGTCATCGCCCATCCGGAGACCGGCTGGCTGCGCCGCTACCGCGTGCGCGCCTTCGGCGACGTCGACCAGGCGATGCTCGACGGCTTGCGCAAGGGCGTGACCATCGACGGGATGGAGTACGGCCCGATCGAGGCGACGATCGACCGGGCGCAGGGCGACAACGTCTGGCTGACGCTCGGCCTGCGCGAGGGCAAGAACCGCGAGGTCAAGCGCATCCTCGAGCATCTCGGCCTGTCGGTGAACCGGCTGATCCGGCTCTCCTTCGGGCCGTTCCAGCTCGGCGACCTCGAGGTCGGGCTGGTCGACGAGATCCGCACCCGGGTGCTGAAGGACCAGCTCGGCAACAGCCTCGCCGAGCAGGCCGGCGTCGACTTCACCAGCCCGGTGCGCGAGCCGATCGCCCCGTTCGGCTCGCCGAAGGCCGCCGCCCGCCAGGCGGCGCAGGATGCCGGCCCCCGCGGGCGCGATCCGGCCCGGCCGCAATTCGGCAAGCCGCCCGGCGCGTCGGCGGGCCGGCGCGCGCCGGCGCCGCGCACGGTCTGGCGCGACTCCGAGGCCGAGGCGGCGGGCGACCTGCCGAATCGCGGCCGGGTCCATCGCCGCGGCGACAGCCCGCAGGAGATCCGCGCCGCCACCGCCGACGCCCCGCGCAAGCGAGTCGGCGCCATCGCCTCGGGCGACCGGCGCGTGCTGGTCGAGCGGCTGGTGGCCCAGCCGCAGGAGGAGGCGGCGCCGCACCGCCGCACCAAGTTCCGCGGCGGCGAGGGCGCACCGGACCGCGCCCCCCGCGGCGACGACCGCCCGATGCGGCGCGACCGCGACGGCGACGCCCCGCAGCGCGGCCCGCGCGATGGCAACAGGTTCAGCGGCGCCAAGGCCGGGCTCGGCGACGAGGGCGGTCGCGGGCGCGGCTTCGGCCGCTTCGGCGGACGGCCGGAAGGCGGCGGCCGCTCGTTCGAAGGCCGCTCCGGTGGCGGCCGTTCGTTCGGGAGCGGCGGCGGGGAAGGCCGCTCCTTCGACAAGCGCGGCGAGGGCCGTTCGTTCGGCGACAAGGGCGGCGGTCGCTCGTTCGGTAGCCGCGACGAGGGTCGCGGCTTCGGCGGCGAGGGCCGCGGTCCCGGCGGCCGGAGCGGCGAGGGCCGTTCCTTCGGCGGGCGGGACGAGGGGCGCGGCTTCGGCGGCGAGGGGCGCGGCCCCGGCGGCCGGGGTGGCGAGGGCCGCTCGTTCGGCGGCAAGCCGGGCGGGGGCAAATCCTTCGGCGGCAAGCCGGGCGGCAATTCGTTCGGCGGCAAGTCCTTCGGCGGCAAGTCCTTCGGTGCCAAGCCCGGCGGCTCGTTCGCGGGCCGGGGCGAGGGGCGTCCGGGCGGCGGTGGCGGCCGGCCTGGGGGCAAGCCGTTCGGCAAGCCCGGCGGCGGCTTCCGCTCCGGCGGGGCCGGCGGCGGGGGGAAGCCCGGCGGGCGTCCCGGTGGCCGTCCCGGCGGTGGCCGGCCGCGCGGCTGA
- the flaF gene encoding flagellar biosynthesis regulator FlaF encodes MSYGANAYARTAQVALTPREAEAAVLIKAAVRLQAIQDNWDAQHPTLDDALAFNRKVWTILSTAATEPDAPLPDELKTSMARLGAFVFTRTFDAMVEPSADKLTALIQINRDLASGLRDNS; translated from the coding sequence ATGAGCTACGGCGCGAACGCCTACGCGAGAACGGCCCAGGTGGCGTTGACGCCCCGCGAGGCGGAAGCGGCGGTGCTGATCAAGGCGGCGGTCCGCCTGCAGGCGATCCAGGACAATTGGGACGCGCAGCACCCGACGCTGGACGACGCCCTGGCGTTCAACCGCAAGGTCTGGACGATCCTCTCCACGGCGGCGACCGAGCCGGACGCGCCGCTGCCCGATGAACTCAAGACCTCGATGGCCCGCCTCGGTGCCTTCGTCTTCACCCGGACCTTCGATGCGATGGTCGAGCCGAGCGCCGACAAGCTGACGGCGCTGATCCAGATCAACCGCGACCTGGCGAGCGGCCTGCGCGACAATTCCTGA